In Corynebacterium guangdongense, one DNA window encodes the following:
- a CDS encoding alpha-amylase family glycosyl hydrolase: MALLDHAVIWHLYPLGATGAGIRQTGTPGRGIDTGAEWLDYAIELGCDTILLGPVFESVSHGYDTLDHYRIDARLGGDEAFDAFLAQCRQRGISVLLDGVFNHVAAGHPWARAGLTTGRGWEGHDDLVELNHADARVADEVVAVMEHWLGRGVAGWRLDVAYAVPGEFWAEVTGRVRQNHPDAVFLGEVIHGDYAEILRAGHLDAVTQYELWKAIWSSLKDHNFHELAHALERHNGFLDAGHMQTFVGNHDVDRIASTVGDAGAAAAVALLMTLPGVPSVYYGDEQAFRGVRGTGFEADDAVRPALPDSPAGLAPLGGWMRRWHHDLIAFRRRHSWLSTARVEVTELGNELIAYRVSGAGGSLNARIALGESVSVSVAGDDGETITGDF; this comes from the coding sequence ATGGCACTTCTCGATCACGCCGTCATCTGGCACCTGTATCCCTTGGGGGCCACCGGCGCGGGCATCCGTCAGACCGGCACACCGGGCCGCGGCATCGACACCGGCGCGGAGTGGCTCGATTACGCCATCGAGCTGGGCTGCGACACCATCCTGCTCGGTCCCGTCTTCGAGTCGGTGAGCCACGGTTATGACACCCTCGACCACTACCGGATCGACGCACGTCTCGGCGGTGACGAGGCGTTCGACGCCTTCCTGGCGCAGTGCCGCCAGCGGGGCATCTCCGTCCTGCTGGACGGCGTCTTCAATCACGTCGCCGCCGGGCACCCCTGGGCCCGCGCCGGGCTGACCACCGGGCGAGGCTGGGAGGGGCACGACGACCTGGTGGAGCTCAACCACGCCGATGCCCGGGTTGCCGACGAAGTCGTCGCGGTGATGGAGCACTGGCTGGGCAGGGGCGTCGCCGGCTGGCGCCTCGACGTCGCCTACGCCGTGCCGGGGGAGTTCTGGGCCGAGGTCACCGGGCGGGTCCGGCAGAATCATCCGGACGCGGTGTTCCTGGGCGAGGTCATCCATGGCGACTACGCGGAGATTCTCCGGGCCGGGCACCTCGACGCCGTCACCCAGTACGAACTGTGGAAGGCGATCTGGAGCTCGCTCAAGGACCACAACTTCCATGAGCTGGCCCATGCGCTGGAACGCCACAACGGGTTCCTGGACGCCGGCCACATGCAGACCTTCGTGGGCAATCACGACGTCGACCGCATCGCCAGCACGGTCGGCGACGCCGGGGCGGCGGCGGCTGTCGCTCTGCTAATGACCCTGCCCGGTGTGCCGAGCGTCTACTACGGCGACGAGCAGGCCTTCCGCGGGGTGCGTGGCACAGGCTTCGAGGCGGACGACGCGGTCCGACCGGCCCTGCCGGACTCCCCGGCGGGGCTCGCCCCCCTCGGCGGGTGGATGCGACGGTGGCACCACGACCTCATCGCGTTTCGGCGCCGCCATTCCTGGCTCAGCACGGCGCGGGTCGAAGTCACGGAGCTGGGCAATGAGCTCATCGCCTACCGGGTGAGCGGCGCCGGCGGATCGCTGAACGCCCGAATCGCCCTGGGAGAGTCGGTGAGCGTCTCCGTCGCCGGCGATGACGGGGAGACGATCACCGGGGACTTCTAG
- a CDS encoding DUF5997 family protein produces the protein MKAATAAKKLGIYLPATPQEFQDSAVTHAGLRELQNNPPQWLQDLRLEGPHPRPVVAQKLGVTIAALKRNELDKPLTTAEIKELLTNQPEWLSAARTQLAEQRLEGAPDEESED, from the coding sequence ATGAAGGCCGCCACCGCCGCCAAGAAGTTGGGCATCTACCTGCCCGCCACCCCGCAGGAGTTCCAGGACTCCGCCGTAACCCACGCCGGGTTGCGCGAGCTCCAGAACAACCCGCCCCAGTGGCTGCAGGACCTGCGGCTCGAGGGCCCGCACCCGCGCCCGGTGGTCGCCCAGAAGCTCGGCGTGACCATCGCCGCGCTCAAGCGCAACGAGCTGGACAAGCCGCTGACCACGGCCGAGATCAAGGAACTGCTGACCAACCAGCCGGAGTGGCTCAGCGCCGCCCGCACCCAGCTGGCGGAGCAGCGCCTGGAGGGCGCCCCCGACGAGGAATCCGAGGACTAG
- a CDS encoding LysR family transcriptional regulator substrate-binding protein, whose translation MLTLAFVTGTEPGKWFHRFRQRTEHGGLLTLDSDDALGLVLDGSADLALARLPDARLTEDFHTVRLYEEARGVAVPKDSIFAELGEKVLARDLEGEILNYRIAEDGSIDYGELRAALQVVGANVGIAIAPRPLIRVLSKKQVVALELVDRSVPGTEIALVWRREADSDAIQDFVGIARGRTTNSSRQAAPKRSAREKTLAKQERRGRPNFRIDKSGGKGRRRSR comes from the coding sequence ATGCTCACCCTCGCTTTCGTCACCGGCACCGAGCCCGGGAAATGGTTCCACCGATTCCGGCAGCGCACTGAGCACGGGGGCCTGCTCACCCTGGACTCCGATGACGCGCTGGGCCTGGTGCTCGACGGCAGCGCCGACCTCGCCCTGGCCAGGCTCCCGGACGCCCGCCTGACCGAGGATTTCCACACCGTCCGCCTCTACGAGGAGGCCCGCGGGGTGGCGGTGCCCAAGGACTCCATCTTCGCCGAGCTGGGGGAGAAGGTCCTCGCCCGGGATCTGGAGGGGGAAATCCTGAACTACCGCATCGCCGAGGACGGCTCCATCGACTACGGGGAACTGCGGGCCGCACTGCAGGTCGTCGGCGCGAACGTCGGCATCGCCATCGCGCCTCGCCCGCTGATCAGGGTCCTGTCCAAGAAGCAGGTGGTCGCCCTCGAGCTCGTCGACCGGTCGGTGCCCGGCACGGAGATTGCGTTGGTCTGGCGTCGGGAAGCGGATTCCGACGCCATCCAGGACTTCGTGGGAATCGCCCGCGGGCGCACCACCAACTCATCCAGACAGGCCGCGCCGAAGCGCAGTGCCCGGGAGAAAACCCTCGCCAAGCAGGAGAGACGGGGGCGGCCGAACTTCCGGATAGACAAATCCGGGGGTAAGGGTCGCCGCAGGTCGCGCTGA
- a CDS encoding LGFP repeat-containing protein codes for MKKFTTRRLAGALAATTLSLGLVACAGENEENVQTSEVESTVEETVPAEEADPTEVEEGESTVEETNAPADAADSTEEAAEGDAANSVSLTLADGSTVLVTEDFASELENVPEEFGKPVQVTEGDQAAMAEFESGDLLVTSEEHGTNQVVGEIARVWRDGGGLENSIGLPTGEEEETDEGNGWIQQFANGTISWTDDGSGTFSETVTPGGES; via the coding sequence ATGAAGAAGTTCACTACCCGTCGTCTCGCCGGGGCACTCGCAGCCACCACGCTGTCCCTGGGTCTGGTTGCCTGCGCCGGTGAGAACGAGGAGAACGTGCAGACCTCCGAGGTCGAGAGCACCGTCGAGGAGACGGTGCCCGCCGAGGAAGCCGATCCCACCGAGGTTGAGGAGGGCGAGAGCACCGTCGAGGAGACCAACGCCCCGGCTGACGCGGCCGACTCCACCGAGGAGGCCGCCGAAGGCGACGCCGCCAACTCCGTCTCCCTGACCCTGGCCGACGGCTCCACCGTCCTGGTCACCGAGGATTTCGCTTCGGAGCTGGAGAATGTGCCGGAGGAGTTCGGCAAGCCGGTCCAGGTCACCGAGGGTGACCAGGCGGCTATGGCCGAGTTCGAGAGCGGCGACCTGCTCGTCACCTCCGAGGAGCACGGCACCAACCAGGTCGTCGGCGAGATCGCCCGCGTCTGGCGCGACGGCGGCGGACTGGAGAACTCCATCGGCCTGCCGACCGGCGAGGAAGAGGAGACCGACGAGGGCAACGGCTGGATCCAGCAGTTCGCCAACGGCACCATCTCCTGGACCGACGACGGTTCGGGCACCTTCTCCGAGACCGTCACCCCGGGCGGCGAATCCTAG
- a CDS encoding PhoH family protein — MFDPTTELLDTTDGAGNTQDPGLEIGPLRQLDPDRRTGVITYVLDTSVLLSDPWALRKFAEHHVVLPLVVITELEGKRHHPELGWFARQALRLLEELRQNNDRLDLPVQANDDGGTLRIELNHQDQSILPLAFRGTEGDHRILACALNLQLEGNTTVLVTKDIPLRVKAGAVGLDADEYHAQDVVLTGYTGMVSVETDPSLIDALYRDGWVDLGEAETTTGEAVENLPVHCGVKLTSAGQSALGRVRRDGTVRLVRGDQQAFGLSGRSAEQRIALDLLMDNGVGIVSIGGKAGTGKSALALCAGLEAVLERREHRRIVVFRPLYAVGGQNLGYLPGNENEKMNPWAQAVYDTLEGLVSENVLEEIQDRELLEVLPLTHIRGRSLHDTFVIVDEAQSLERNVLLTVLSRLGRGSRVVLTHDVAQRDNLRVGRHDGVQAVIEKLKDHELFAHVTLQRSERSAIAELVTSLLEDHS; from the coding sequence ATGTTCGACCCGACCACTGAACTGCTCGACACCACCGACGGCGCCGGAAACACGCAGGACCCCGGCCTCGAGATCGGCCCGCTCCGCCAGCTCGACCCGGACCGAAGAACGGGAGTGATCACCTACGTCCTCGACACCTCCGTCCTGCTGTCCGACCCCTGGGCACTGCGGAAATTCGCCGAGCACCACGTCGTCCTCCCACTGGTGGTCATCACCGAACTTGAGGGCAAGCGCCACCACCCCGAACTCGGCTGGTTCGCCCGCCAGGCGCTGCGCCTGCTGGAGGAGCTGCGCCAGAACAACGACCGCCTCGACCTGCCGGTGCAGGCCAACGACGACGGCGGCACCCTGCGCATCGAGCTCAACCACCAGGACCAGTCGATCCTGCCGCTGGCCTTCCGAGGCACCGAGGGCGACCACCGGATCCTGGCCTGCGCGCTCAACCTCCAACTGGAGGGAAACACCACCGTCCTGGTGACCAAGGACATCCCGCTGCGCGTCAAAGCCGGCGCCGTCGGCCTCGACGCCGACGAGTACCACGCCCAGGACGTCGTCCTGACCGGCTACACTGGCATGGTTTCCGTCGAGACGGACCCTTCGCTCATCGACGCCCTCTACCGGGACGGCTGGGTCGATCTCGGCGAGGCGGAGACCACCACCGGTGAAGCCGTCGAGAACCTGCCGGTCCACTGCGGCGTCAAGCTCACCAGCGCCGGCCAGTCCGCGCTCGGCCGGGTCCGCCGCGACGGCACCGTCCGCCTGGTGCGCGGCGACCAGCAGGCCTTCGGGCTCTCCGGCCGCTCCGCGGAGCAGCGCATCGCGCTCGACCTGCTCATGGACAATGGCGTGGGCATCGTCTCCATCGGCGGAAAAGCCGGCACCGGCAAGTCCGCGCTCGCCCTGTGCGCCGGGCTCGAAGCCGTCCTCGAGCGGCGCGAGCACCGCAGGATCGTCGTCTTCCGGCCCCTCTACGCCGTCGGCGGGCAGAACCTCGGGTACCTGCCGGGCAATGAGAACGAGAAGATGAACCCCTGGGCGCAGGCCGTCTACGACACCCTCGAGGGGCTGGTCTCCGAGAACGTGCTCGAGGAAATCCAGGATCGCGAACTGCTCGAGGTCCTGCCCCTGACCCACATCCGCGGCCGCAGCCTCCACGACACCTTCGTCATCGTCGACGAGGCGCAGTCCCTGGAACGCAACGTGCTGCTGACGGTGCTGTCCCGCCTGGGTCGTGGCTCACGGGTCGTGCTCACCCACGACGTCGCCCAGCGCGACAACCTCCGCGTTGGCCGCCATGACGGCGTCCAGGCCGTGATAGAGAAGCTCAAGGATCACGAATTGTTCGCGCACGTCACGCTGCAGCGCTCGGAGCGCTCCGCCATCGCCGAACTGGTGACCAGTCTCCTGGAGGATCACTCCTGA
- a CDS encoding class II fumarate hydratase, with translation MTEQEFRIEHDTMGEVKVPKDALWRAQTQRAVDNFPISGGGLNSLQIRSLGLLKAACAQVNKDSGALDADKADAIIAAAGEIAENKHDDQFPIDVFQTGSGTSSNMNTNEVIASIAKNNGVEVHPNDHVNMGQSSNDTFPTATHVAVMEAAVHDLIPGLEVLHASLKAKAVEFNDVVKAGRTHMMDATPVTLGQEFGGYARQIRLGIERVEATLGRVGELAIGGTATGTGLNTSADFGAKVTEELKKSTGLEQLSEAVNHFEAQANRDALVELSGAMRTVAVSFNKIANDIRLMGSGPLTGLAELKIPELQPGSSIMPGKVNPVLCESATQVAAQVIGNDAAVAFGGAGGQFELNVYIPMMARNVLESATLLANMSRVFAEKLVDGLGADTERMKKYAESSTSIVTPLNSAIGYENAAKAAKHALYQEMTVREAVIDLGFVDGENLTEEELDKRLNVLSMTNQDRDEK, from the coding sequence ATGACTGAGCAGGAATTCCGCATCGAGCATGACACCATGGGCGAGGTCAAGGTCCCGAAGGACGCCCTGTGGCGCGCGCAGACCCAGCGTGCGGTCGACAACTTCCCGATCTCCGGCGGTGGTCTCAACTCCCTGCAGATCCGCTCCCTGGGCCTGCTGAAGGCAGCCTGCGCCCAGGTCAACAAGGATTCGGGCGCACTCGACGCGGACAAGGCCGACGCCATCATCGCGGCCGCCGGTGAGATCGCCGAGAACAAGCATGACGATCAGTTCCCGATCGACGTCTTCCAGACCGGCTCCGGCACCTCCTCGAACATGAACACTAACGAGGTCATCGCCTCCATCGCCAAGAACAACGGCGTCGAGGTTCACCCGAACGACCACGTCAACATGGGCCAGTCCTCCAACGACACCTTCCCGACCGCGACCCACGTCGCCGTCATGGAGGCCGCCGTACACGACCTGATCCCGGGCCTGGAGGTGCTGCACGCCTCCCTGAAGGCCAAGGCCGTCGAGTTCAACGACGTCGTCAAGGCCGGCCGCACCCACATGATGGACGCCACCCCGGTCACCCTGGGCCAGGAGTTCGGTGGCTACGCCCGTCAGATCCGTCTGGGCATCGAGCGCGTCGAGGCCACCCTCGGCCGCGTCGGTGAGCTGGCCATCGGCGGCACGGCCACCGGCACCGGCCTGAACACCTCCGCCGACTTCGGTGCCAAGGTCACCGAGGAGCTGAAGAAGTCCACCGGCCTGGAGCAGCTGTCCGAGGCCGTCAACCATTTCGAGGCCCAGGCCAACCGCGACGCCCTCGTCGAGCTCTCCGGCGCCATGCGCACCGTGGCCGTCTCCTTCAACAAGATCGCCAACGACATCCGTCTCATGGGCTCCGGCCCGCTGACCGGCCTGGCCGAGCTGAAGATTCCGGAGCTGCAGCCGGGCTCCTCCATCATGCCGGGCAAGGTCAACCCGGTCCTGTGCGAGTCCGCCACCCAGGTCGCCGCCCAGGTCATCGGCAACGACGCCGCGGTCGCCTTCGGCGGCGCCGGCGGCCAGTTCGAGCTCAACGTCTACATCCCGATGATGGCCCGCAACGTCCTCGAGTCCGCCACCCTGCTGGCCAACATGTCCCGGGTCTTCGCCGAGAAGCTGGTCGACGGCCTCGGCGCCGACACCGAGCGCATGAAGAAGTACGCGGAGTCCTCCACCTCCATCGTCACCCCGCTGAACTCCGCCATCGGCTACGAGAACGCCGCCAAGGCCGCCAAGCACGCTCTCTACCAGGAGATGACGGTCCGTGAGGCGGTCATCGACCTCGGCTTCGTCGACGGGGAGAACCTCACCGAGGAAGAGCTGGACAAGCGCCTCAACGTCCTGTCGATGACCAACCAGGATCGCGACGAGAAGTAG
- the glpX gene encoding class II fructose-bisphosphatase, which yields MSEQKFERPDRNLAMELVRVTEAAALASGRWVGRGKKNEGDGAAVDAMRQLINSVSMRGVVVIGEGEKDEAPMLYNGEEVGTGDGPDVDIAVDPVDGTTLMAEGRPNAISVIAAADRGSMYDPSAVFYMNKIATGPEAAGLIDIQAPVAHNIQVVAKAKGIDTDEVVVVVLDRPRHVDLIRDIREAGAKVRLISDGDVAGAVAAAQDTNTNSVDLMMGIGGTPEGIITACAMKAMGGEIQGVLAPRDDAEAAKARNAGHDLNRVLLTNDLVRSDNTYFAATGVTNGDMLRGVTYRANGATTRSLVMRSKSGTIRHVESRHRLEKLQEYSAVDYSDPNKR from the coding sequence ATGAGTGAGCAGAAGTTTGAACGTCCGGATCGCAACCTCGCGATGGAGCTCGTCCGAGTGACCGAGGCGGCGGCCCTGGCTTCCGGCCGTTGGGTCGGCCGCGGCAAGAAGAACGAGGGTGACGGCGCCGCCGTCGACGCCATGCGCCAGCTGATCAACTCAGTGAGCATGCGCGGCGTGGTCGTCATCGGCGAGGGTGAGAAGGACGAAGCTCCGATGCTCTACAACGGTGAAGAGGTCGGAACCGGGGATGGCCCGGACGTCGACATCGCGGTCGATCCGGTCGACGGCACCACCCTCATGGCCGAGGGCCGCCCCAACGCCATCTCCGTCATCGCCGCCGCCGACCGTGGTTCGATGTACGACCCCTCCGCGGTCTTCTACATGAACAAGATCGCCACCGGCCCGGAGGCCGCGGGCCTGATCGACATCCAGGCCCCGGTCGCCCACAACATCCAGGTGGTCGCCAAGGCCAAGGGCATTGACACCGACGAAGTCGTCGTGGTGGTCCTGGATCGCCCCCGCCACGTGGACCTCATCCGGGACATCCGCGAGGCCGGCGCCAAGGTCCGCCTCATCTCCGACGGTGACGTCGCCGGCGCCGTCGCCGCCGCGCAGGACACCAACACCAACTCCGTCGACCTCATGATGGGTATCGGCGGCACACCGGAGGGCATCATCACCGCCTGCGCGATGAAGGCGATGGGCGGCGAGATCCAGGGCGTCCTGGCCCCGCGCGACGACGCCGAGGCGGCCAAGGCGCGCAACGCCGGCCACGACCTCAACCGCGTGCTGCTGACCAACGACCTGGTCCGCTCCGACAACACCTACTTCGCCGCCACCGGCGTCACCAACGGCGACATGCTCCGTGGCGTGACCTACCGCGCCAACGGCGCCACCACGCGTTCGCTGGTCATGCGCTCCAAGTCCGGCACCATCCGCCACGTGGAGTCGCGCCACCGTCTGGAGAAGCTGCAGGAGTACTCCGCCGTCGACTACTCCGATCCGAACAAGCGCTGA
- a CDS encoding DUF4245 domain-containing protein, translated as MAKENRPRIFQGGRDMTLSMVFIVVLMLIVVVPTGLINLKTGEPDPGTVRAIDEQAFLDLEARGADFPIVSPVAPAEWTANSARRTQVDGEPASVVGWVTEEEGYLQLTQTGVGVEDAVRGVDAYPRELSGTETIEGREVQKYESTERDVRDLWVADTGQTRLLVSGVATEEDFRQLMDAALSAEPIDVSDSR; from the coding sequence GTGGCAAAAGAGAACAGACCCAGGATCTTTCAAGGCGGCCGGGACATGACCCTGTCGATGGTCTTCATCGTGGTTCTGATGCTGATCGTCGTCGTGCCGACCGGCCTGATCAACCTCAAGACCGGGGAGCCTGACCCGGGCACCGTGCGTGCCATCGACGAACAGGCATTTCTGGACCTGGAGGCTCGGGGCGCGGACTTCCCCATCGTCTCACCGGTCGCCCCGGCCGAGTGGACCGCCAACTCCGCCCGTCGCACGCAGGTGGACGGTGAGCCGGCCTCCGTCGTCGGCTGGGTCACCGAGGAGGAGGGCTACCTCCAGCTGACCCAGACCGGGGTCGGCGTCGAGGACGCGGTCCGGGGCGTGGACGCCTACCCGCGCGAGCTGTCGGGCACGGAGACAATCGAGGGCAGGGAAGTGCAGAAGTACGAGTCCACGGAGCGCGACGTCCGTGACCTCTGGGTCGCGGACACCGGCCAGACCCGCCTCCTCGTCAGCGGCGTCGCCACGGAGGAGGATTTCCGTCAGCTCATGGACGCGGCACTGAGCGCTGAGCCGATTGACGTCAGCGACTCCCGCTAG
- a CDS encoding exodeoxyribonuclease VII small subunit: protein MTDNPNTFGSGDVREDAFPPVEQLSYEQARDELIETVKILELGQMGLDESLKYWERGEALAKRCEDHLAGAARRVEQALAGSRAPEDGAGGNGGAGGEF, encoded by the coding sequence ATGACAGACAACCCCAACACCTTCGGTAGCGGCGATGTGCGTGAGGACGCCTTTCCGCCCGTGGAGCAGCTCAGCTACGAGCAGGCCCGCGACGAGCTCATCGAGACCGTGAAGATCCTCGAACTCGGCCAGATGGGACTGGATGAGTCCCTCAAGTACTGGGAGCGCGGGGAGGCGCTGGCCAAGCGCTGCGAGGATCACCTCGCGGGCGCCGCGCGTCGCGTGGAGCAGGCCCTGGCCGGCAGTCGCGCCCCGGAAGACGGCGCCGGCGGAAACGGCGGCGCCGGCGGCGAATTCTGA
- the xseA gene encoding exodeoxyribonuclease VII large subunit, which produces MTASASPANPDSTPERNPANNTAETAWPVAKFNTSVQRWIDRLGWLWIEGQIIQLKTSPRWSAAYLTLRDVEQDSSVSVRADVTLLNAASAPIKEGDRVVVLGKANYYEKKGTFSLTVTDIRHVGIGDLLARIEQLRQRLAAEGLFDASRKQRLPVLPNRVGLITGRDSAAQRDVLSVAQGRWPQVDFRIINTAVQGVRTVPEVVAALEALDADPTVDVIIIARGGGSVEDLLPFSEEALVRAVARTRTPVVSAIGHEPDNPVLDNVADLRAATPTDAAKRVVPDAAEELAGISDARARMAGALRGWVQRERASLRQLRSRPVLADPMRPIQRHREDVDNAVRLIRRDIQHLLMAEQSRVAGLRGQVAALGPSATLARGYAVVQVQPRDGSEAEVVTSIEQAPPGSQLRIRVADGSITAAGMGATPAN; this is translated from the coding sequence GTGACCGCATCCGCGTCACCCGCCAACCCAGACAGCACCCCGGAGCGCAATCCGGCCAACAACACCGCGGAGACGGCCTGGCCGGTCGCGAAGTTCAACACATCCGTCCAGCGCTGGATCGACCGGCTCGGCTGGCTGTGGATCGAGGGCCAGATCATCCAGCTCAAGACCAGCCCGCGCTGGTCGGCCGCCTACCTGACGCTACGTGACGTGGAACAGGACTCCTCCGTCTCCGTCCGGGCGGACGTTACGCTGCTCAACGCCGCCAGCGCCCCGATCAAGGAGGGCGACCGCGTCGTCGTCCTGGGCAAGGCGAACTACTACGAGAAGAAGGGCACCTTCTCCCTGACGGTCACCGACATCCGGCACGTCGGCATCGGTGACCTGCTCGCCCGCATCGAGCAGCTGCGCCAACGGCTCGCCGCCGAGGGGCTTTTCGACGCCTCCCGCAAGCAGCGCCTGCCGGTGCTGCCCAACCGGGTCGGCCTGATCACCGGCCGGGACTCCGCCGCCCAGCGCGACGTCCTCTCCGTCGCCCAGGGCCGCTGGCCGCAGGTGGACTTCCGCATCATCAACACCGCCGTCCAGGGCGTGCGCACCGTCCCGGAGGTGGTCGCCGCGCTCGAGGCGCTGGACGCCGACCCCACCGTCGACGTCATCATCATCGCCCGCGGCGGCGGCTCGGTCGAGGATCTGCTCCCCTTCTCTGAGGAGGCGCTCGTGCGCGCGGTGGCTCGGACCCGGACCCCGGTGGTCTCCGCGATCGGCCACGAGCCCGACAACCCGGTACTGGACAACGTGGCCGACCTGCGGGCGGCCACCCCGACCGACGCGGCCAAGCGGGTGGTGCCCGACGCCGCCGAGGAGCTCGCGGGCATCAGTGACGCCCGCGCACGCATGGCCGGCGCCTTGCGGGGGTGGGTCCAGCGCGAACGCGCCTCGCTGCGGCAGCTGCGCTCGCGCCCGGTGCTGGCGGATCCGATGCGCCCCATCCAGCGCCACCGGGAGGACGTCGACAACGCCGTTCGCCTCATCCGCCGCGACATCCAGCACCTGCTGATGGCCGAGCAGTCGCGGGTGGCCGGACTGCGCGGCCAGGTCGCCGCGCTCGGCCCGTCGGCCACCCTCGCCCGCGGTTACGCCGTCGTGCAGGTCCAGCCCCGCGACGGATCCGAGGCCGAGGTCGTCACCTCGATCGAGCAGGCCCCGCCCGGTTCCCAACTGCGCATCCGCGTCGCCGACGGGTCCATCACCGCCGCCGGCATGGGCGCCACGCCCGCCAATTAA
- a CDS encoding 4-hydroxy-3-methylbut-2-enyl diphosphate reductase translates to MTVGEKKVLLAAPRGYCAGVDRAVETVEKAVEKYGTPVYVRKEIVHNRYVVESLQEKGVIFVDEADEVPEGAHLVFSAHGVSPAVRELAINRNLQTIDATCPLVTKVHREAVRFDRDGHHILLIGHHGHEEVEGTYGEAPEVTHIVDNLDEVDDLPEWLQNEKLVWLSQTTLSVTETMQIVNKLKERFPHLQDPPSEDICYATTNRQFAVREIAPDADLVIVVGSQNSSNSKRLVEVALEFGARDSHLVDFASQIDEAWLEGVRTVGVTSGASVPEILVKDVLEWLAARGYDDVTSVTTTTESTIFSLPRELRPARTQPARA, encoded by the coding sequence ATGACTGTTGGAGAGAAGAAGGTTCTGCTGGCCGCGCCCCGCGGCTACTGCGCTGGCGTGGACCGCGCTGTCGAGACGGTGGAGAAGGCCGTCGAGAAGTACGGTACCCCGGTGTACGTGCGTAAGGAGATTGTTCACAACCGCTACGTGGTGGAGTCCCTCCAGGAGAAGGGCGTCATCTTCGTTGATGAGGCCGATGAGGTTCCGGAGGGCGCACACCTGGTGTTCTCCGCGCACGGTGTGTCCCCGGCGGTGCGTGAGCTGGCGATCAACCGCAACCTGCAGACCATTGACGCGACCTGTCCGCTGGTGACCAAGGTGCACCGGGAGGCCGTCCGCTTCGACCGAGACGGCCACCACATCCTGCTCATCGGCCACCACGGCCACGAGGAGGTCGAGGGCACCTACGGTGAGGCCCCGGAGGTCACCCACATCGTCGACAACCTCGATGAGGTCGACGACCTGCCGGAGTGGCTGCAGAACGAGAAGCTGGTCTGGCTGTCCCAGACCACGCTGTCGGTGACCGAGACGATGCAGATCGTCAACAAGCTCAAGGAACGCTTCCCGCATCTGCAGGATCCGCCGAGCGAGGACATCTGCTACGCCACCACCAACCGTCAGTTCGCAGTGCGCGAGATTGCCCCGGACGCCGACTTGGTCATCGTCGTCGGCTCCCAGAACTCCTCGAACTCCAAGCGCTTGGTCGAGGTCGCCCTGGAGTTCGGCGCCAGGGATTCCCACCTGGTCGACTTCGCCTCCCAGATCGACGAGGCCTGGCTCGAGGGCGTCCGCACCGTCGGCGTCACCTCCGGCGCCTCGGTCCCGGAAATCCTCGTCAAGGACGTGCTCGAGTGGTTGGCCGCCCGCGGCTACGATGACGTCACCTCGGTGACCACGACCACCGAGTCCACGATCTTCTCCCTCCCGCGCGAGCTGCGTCCGGCCCGCACCCAGCCGGCCCGGGCCTAA
- a CDS encoding DUF6542 domain-containing protein, with translation MSYVQSRSHRHQQNRFTGLPVWSALAIFGAALITGLLISLNGQAIGLPFLLSFAVAAVVATLLVEARGLFLTIASGPILFVGFTVLASWLVTQSQSAEGSDPFSTTAIITSIYPLTQYFPWLFWATAACVLIGALRLWLLRRAARHAENLERERRRRAVEAERENRDHYASARARTARPSRRIREGEERITVQELMERNRGRDGRDLPGR, from the coding sequence GTGTCATACGTTCAGTCGCGATCCCATCGCCATCAGCAGAACCGGTTCACCGGTCTTCCCGTGTGGTCGGCGCTCGCGATCTTCGGGGCGGCACTGATCACCGGTCTGCTCATCAGCCTCAACGGCCAGGCCATCGGCCTGCCGTTCCTGCTGTCCTTCGCCGTCGCCGCGGTGGTGGCCACCCTGCTCGTCGAGGCCCGTGGGCTGTTCCTCACGATCGCCTCCGGCCCGATCCTCTTCGTCGGCTTCACGGTGCTGGCGTCCTGGCTGGTGACGCAGAGCCAGTCGGCGGAGGGCTCCGATCCTTTCTCCACGACCGCGATCATCACGTCGATCTACCCGCTGACGCAATATTTCCCCTGGCTGTTCTGGGCGACCGCGGCCTGTGTCCTCATCGGCGCGCTCCGGCTGTGGCTGCTGCGGCGGGCCGCCCGCCACGCGGAAAACCTGGAGCGGGAGCGGCGCCGACGGGCCGTCGAGGCCGAACGCGAAAACCGCGACCACTACGCCAGCGCCCGCGCCCGCACCGCCCGCCCGAGCCGGCGGATTCGGGAGGGCGAGGAGCGCATCACGGTCCAGGAGCTGATGGAGCGCAACCGCGGCCGGGACGGGCGGGATCTCCCCGGCCGCTGA